In the genome of Amphiura filiformis chromosome 4, Afil_fr2py, whole genome shotgun sequence, one region contains:
- the LOC140150681 gene encoding lipid droplet-associated hydrolase-like isoform X1 translates to MQATGKMELAQSKSFTACTSHFIHVNGIPTKVIKVDGQSTGIGNGGVRGCMERYTSNVIFLIIPGNPGIPDFYELFMETIFKASNCQVPVWAIGHAGHVEPPKDLTINNKERMLEAYSLDDQIQHKAAFISEHIPADKKLILIGHSIGCYIILELMKAIPTLPVLKALQLFPAIERMWGTPNGSVMAPLTIYCRWIAFTATYLANYLSDYVKSRLVNWYFRNSKVPKCAIQGALNVFNPYVMNSAVYMASTEMKEVLDLDVENVKNHLSKLLFYYGTSDGWCPLDFYHNAKALFPEGDLRLCKHGMEHAFVLESSELMGDLVWNWMKEEIAVNNNKLDVLN, encoded by the exons ATGCAGGCAACAGGGAAAATGGAATTGGCTCAGTCAAAGAGTTTTACAGCATGCACATCTCATTTCATCCATGTCAATGGGATACCAACCAAAGTGATCAAAGTAGATGGACAGTCAACAGGTATTGGTAATGGAGGAGTGAGGGGATGTATGGAAAGATATACCAGTAATGTCATCTTCCTAATTATTCCAG GTAATCCAGGTATACCAGATTTTTATGAATTGTTTATGGAGACTATTTTCAAAGCTAGTAACTGCCAAGTACCTGTGTGGGCTATTGGACATGCTGGACATGTAGAACCACCTAAAGACCTCACTATCAATAACAAAG AGAGAATGCTTGAAGCGTATAGCCTTGATGACCAAATTcaacacaaagcagcctttaTTAGTGAACACATACCAGCTGACAAGAAGTTAATTCTTATTGGACATTCAATAG GTTGTTACATCATCTTAGAACTCATGAAAGCCATTCCAACACTGCCAGTCCTCAAAGCATTACAACTCTTCCCAGCCATAGAACGCATGTGGGGTACTCCTAATGGCTCCGTCATGGCACCATTAACTATATACTGTCGTTGGATAGCTTTCACAGCAACATATCTGGCTAATTATCTCTCTGATTATGTCAAGTCGAGACTTGTTAATTGGTATTTTAGAAATAGCAAG GTCCCCAAGTGTGCAATCCAAGGTGCTCTTAATGTTTTCAATCCCTATGTTATGAATTCGGCCGTTTACATGGCGTCAACCGAGATGAAAGAAGTCCTCGACTTGGATGTTGAAAATGTAAAGAACCATCTCTCCAAGCTGCTGTTCTACTATGGTACCTCAGATGGTTGGTGTCCGCTTGATTTCTATCACAATGCCAAAGCGTTGTTCCCAGAAGGAGATCTCAGGTTATGCAAACATGGTATGGAACATGCATTTGTGTTGGAGTCTAGTGAGCTAATGGGGGACCTTGTGTGGAATTGGATGAAAGAAGAAATAGCTGTGAATAATAATAAGTTGGATGTgctaaattaa
- the LOC140150681 gene encoding lipid droplet-associated hydrolase-like isoform X2 yields the protein MELAQSKSFTACTSHFIHVNGIPTKVIKVDGQSTGIGNGGVRGCMERYTSNVIFLIIPGNPGIPDFYELFMETIFKASNCQVPVWAIGHAGHVEPPKDLTINNKERMLEAYSLDDQIQHKAAFISEHIPADKKLILIGHSIGCYIILELMKAIPTLPVLKALQLFPAIERMWGTPNGSVMAPLTIYCRWIAFTATYLANYLSDYVKSRLVNWYFRNSKVPKCAIQGALNVFNPYVMNSAVYMASTEMKEVLDLDVENVKNHLSKLLFYYGTSDGWCPLDFYHNAKALFPEGDLRLCKHGMEHAFVLESSELMGDLVWNWMKEEIAVNNNKLDVLN from the exons ATGGAATTGGCTCAGTCAAAGAGTTTTACAGCATGCACATCTCATTTCATCCATGTCAATGGGATACCAACCAAAGTGATCAAAGTAGATGGACAGTCAACAGGTATTGGTAATGGAGGAGTGAGGGGATGTATGGAAAGATATACCAGTAATGTCATCTTCCTAATTATTCCAG GTAATCCAGGTATACCAGATTTTTATGAATTGTTTATGGAGACTATTTTCAAAGCTAGTAACTGCCAAGTACCTGTGTGGGCTATTGGACATGCTGGACATGTAGAACCACCTAAAGACCTCACTATCAATAACAAAG AGAGAATGCTTGAAGCGTATAGCCTTGATGACCAAATTcaacacaaagcagcctttaTTAGTGAACACATACCAGCTGACAAGAAGTTAATTCTTATTGGACATTCAATAG GTTGTTACATCATCTTAGAACTCATGAAAGCCATTCCAACACTGCCAGTCCTCAAAGCATTACAACTCTTCCCAGCCATAGAACGCATGTGGGGTACTCCTAATGGCTCCGTCATGGCACCATTAACTATATACTGTCGTTGGATAGCTTTCACAGCAACATATCTGGCTAATTATCTCTCTGATTATGTCAAGTCGAGACTTGTTAATTGGTATTTTAGAAATAGCAAG GTCCCCAAGTGTGCAATCCAAGGTGCTCTTAATGTTTTCAATCCCTATGTTATGAATTCGGCCGTTTACATGGCGTCAACCGAGATGAAAGAAGTCCTCGACTTGGATGTTGAAAATGTAAAGAACCATCTCTCCAAGCTGCTGTTCTACTATGGTACCTCAGATGGTTGGTGTCCGCTTGATTTCTATCACAATGCCAAAGCGTTGTTCCCAGAAGGAGATCTCAGGTTATGCAAACATGGTATGGAACATGCATTTGTGTTGGAGTCTAGTGAGCTAATGGGGGACCTTGTGTGGAATTGGATGAAAGAAGAAATAGCTGTGAATAATAATAAGTTGGATGTgctaaattaa
- the LOC140150683 gene encoding lipid droplet-associated hydrolase-like isoform X2, producing MLMTSILRSVAIFRSLSSIKQCLWFSSKATVKMESDQSKSFTACTSHFIHVDGIPTKVIKVDGQSTGIGNGGVRGCIERYTSNVIFLIIPGNPGIPDFYELFMETIFKASNCQVPVWAIAHAGHIAPPKVLKITNKERMYEAYSLDYQIEHKAAFISEHIPADKKLILIGHSIGCHIILGLMKAIPSLPIIKALQLFPTIERMWGTPNSTLVAPLTIYCRWIAFPVTYLANYLSDYVKWRFVSWLVRDRKDAL from the exons ATGCTCATGACATCAATATTAA GATCTGTGGCAATATTCAGGAGCTTGTCTTCAATCAAGCAATGTTTATGGTTTTCATCCAAAGCAACAGTGAAAATGGAATCGGATCAGTCAAAGAGTTTTACAGCATGCACATCTCATTTCATCCATGTTGATGGGATACCAACCAAAGTGATCAAAGTAGATGGACAGTCTACAGGTATTGGTAATGGAGGAGTGAGGGGATGTATAGAAAGATATACCAGTAATGTCATCTTCCTAATCATTCCAG gtaATCCAGGTATACCAGATTTTTATGAATTGTTTATGGAGACTATTTTCAAAGCTAGTAATTGTCAAGTTCCTGTGTGGGCCATAGCACATGCTGGACATATAGCACCACCTAAAGTCCTTAAAATCACTAACAAAG AGAGAATGTATGAAGCCTACAGTCTTGATTACCAAATTGAACACAAGGCAGCCTTTATTAGTGAACATATACCAGCAGATAAGAAGTTAATTCTTATTGGACATTCAATAG GTTGCCACATCATCTTAGGACTCATGAAAGCCATTCCATCACTTCCAATCATCAAAGCATTACAATTATTCCCTACCATAGAACGCATGTGGGGTACCCCTAACAGTACTCTCGTAGCACCTCTAACCATATACTGTCGTTGGATAGCTTTTCCAGTGACATATCTGGCTAATTATCTGTCCGATTATGTCAAGTGGCGATTTGTCAGTTGGCTTGTAAGAGATAGAAAG